The DNA region ATAAGAAACCcctcgtgtatgtgtgtgtgtgtgtgtgtgtgtaacgcgaggagggaggggaagggggttAGGTACTCCAAACGTTTCCAGCGGTAAACCGCCACCGATCCTCGCAGCACTTGCCAAACGTATCGATCTAATAAAATAATGGCGAcgattctgtgtgtgtgtgtgtgtcagcgcTTCTTTcactaccccccccccccaccccctcatCAGCACCATGTGTGTTAGAACTGCCCGCACCTGCTTGTGCCACCCGCACCTCGGAGAGGCGTGACTAGAAAGCCGTTCCTAATTTCGTTTCGGGCGGAAGGTTAAACGATGGCAATGTGGCGCGTCGGCAAACGTGACGTTTACGATCGCGCGCGCACATTCACCAGCCGCTTCGGCCGTTCGAAATTGAAAATCACGGTGCACCCGAAGCCCCACTTCGCGCGGGACTGCGACTGGGAAGGGTAGAATGTGCATCGATTGtggtagcaaaacaaaaaacaactaagGGTACCCCATACAGATGATTAATCAACATAGacataaaaccaaatttgaaccgATTCTCAATCGAAAGCAGATTGTCATGGTTAGTAGGTTGAGGAGGATTCGGGACGAAGAAGTTGGGGTAGTgtgcgcgtgcgtgtgtgtgtgtgtgtgtgtgtgtgtgtgtgtgtgtgtggatcgcTCCTCTTACTGACTGCGTATAATAACGGCTTTGAAgtaatttttcaataattaacCATATCTTGAAAACGCGACAGTTATTGCAAGGTGGaagagatgtttttttttgacttTCCACTACTGCAGCTGTTTAACCTACAGTGCTCAAGGTTTTAGAAACATTGTAAAAGAAATACTGATTGCAATTATACACTACATGCTAGTCAAATATTTTACCCCGTATATTCGCATTTTCTAATAAATTGTACCACAAACATTCATCGATCAGTTAAATTAACAAACCAAAGAAACATTTTCGACCCATGGCTAAAGAATGCATTATTTATAAGTTTTCACATAGTTTTGACATGTGTTTTGAAGTTGTGAAGGTGGTTTGTTGTGAAGGTGGTGGGGTTTTATCATAGGCTCCTTAGGCCATACAAgacattcaaatgaaaaagaaaggcTAAATGGAATTATTGTAGCAACATCGTTCATACTATGATTTatgatttaaaatgtttctTGGGATAGTTAGACAAATCTCTGATTCTGGTTCGATCACAGAGATCGATACTGCATTTATATCAGTCCTAGAACAGGGCCACGAACTCTTGAACCTGTCCTGATCCAAGAGGCTATTCTGAACACATGCACCGGGAATGCACCTGGTGCCAAATATATCGGAGGCCTGGAATATATGCTGAACCTGTTCCGGGCATAGAATTGATTCCAACTCCGAAACCAGTAATGGAGCTGAATCCGAATCATTATAAACCGTGGAACTAATTCTACATACCTAACGATCCTGGAATTCAAATGAATTGTAtacaatttcttttttttcacgaaCCTATCCCGAATTAAATCCAATATTCCTGAACCTATTCCAGTCGCTGTATCGGAGGCCTGGAACATATCCTCAACATGTCTCGGTCCTAGAATTGATTCCAACCCAGATTCCAACCAGTTGTGATGGAACTAAATCCGAATCGGTATAGTTCGTGAAAGTAATTCTACATTCCTAACGTTCCTGGAATTCAAATGGATTGTATACAGGTCCTTACACTAATTCTAATCCTGGTTTGATCCAAGAGCTTATCCCGAATTCAAACCCGTATTCCTGAACTTATTGTAGTTCAGAAACAAATCGTCCCAGTTCCTTGCACAAGTTCAAGACCTGTCCCGATACGGTCATGTCCCTCCACGTGACTCCGCAGCAGTGGTTAAATGAGCGATAGCGTTTTGCACTGAGAATGAGATCCTGTAGTAAGCACTCCAATTTACTTTCATCTTTTGGGAAGGTTTACAAGAAATAGTTttagcaataacaacaacattaaacaactcgctgaactaTCAACAAACAATATCACGCTATAAGAACATCATATCGGCAAATTGGTCTGATGATGACCGAATGTAGTGCAAGCAAGCACGAtttagaaagaaaacaaacgcgTGTTCTCACTTGCAAGCATGCTACCAGCCAGGCCAGATAACGAAGGGAAGAGCATCAGTTTAGTATAAATAATGTAAATAACAGTACACACCCGAGGGTTCAGGATCTCAGGCCAACCATGCCACATATATTCTAGCCATTATCGTCGTTAACCTTGTCTCACCGCATTCCAGCTCACTTAAACgtgccgtttgtttttttatctttaacAAGAATTGGGCTATGGCTTTGGTGTACGATGTATggaattttgttatttatctCCGCTCTCCGCTCTTCTCGAAGATTATTGGGTTTTGCGCCCCACCATCCCGTTATCATCGCAAGTAactcaatgtttttttttggccccAGGTTTCGCTAAACAATGCCCACTTACGGGACGGAATATCGTAATGCGGTAGCGAAGAAGTAgacgaacagaaaaaaaacacccccgGCTTGGATGAAGGGGAGTTCGATTATGATCCTTATCGGGGAGTTCGCGGATGATGGGCGAACGAGGCCGCGGTACCCAAGAGATTAGATAAACCGCGAGCCACTAGCCTGCGCCCTGCCGATACAGAATGGTGCGGTAAATTGGCGAGGTGGAAGGgcgaaaaaaaccctccaaaaAGACGCGATGTTGCAAGCATGCCTGCAGTGAATCATTGCGTACGGGCGCAACCTTTCTTGCGAGGGCTCACTGGAGCCTTTTCCAACTTCCTGCTTGGCGAGGACCGCATGGCCGTTCGCTTTTTGCTTCCGAATTGCCTTAAAGCTAGTAGGGGTTAGTAGGCGTGTGAGTTCACATACTTACCATGGTTGTATGCGCAGCGCTCTGGTCGGCTTTCGGcgttgttttactttctttcaAACTTCAGCACGTGCCGCGCTAGGGTGCGTGCGCTTCGCGCAACTACAGCCCGCGAAGGACACagtctctatctatctctctctctctcgctctcgctggACAAAAGTCTTCCGGTGCGGCTTAATATCACTTCAAAAACAGGATTTAAGGGCACCTCCTCCGCACCGTGTGCCCGTCCGTTGGTCGTacgcaagcaaaaacaaaaaataaaacaaaaacagacacGGAGAGCACCGTTTGCTTGTCACGCCATGACGTAGTGGCGGCGCTTAGTAGTTTCCCATTGTCGCGCCcacacacaatcgcacacatacacacacacagatactgAGAGGAGAGAACCGAACTGGTCCCGGTACGGGTTGCTGGCAGAGTGTGTTCCGGCACTGGCGCGTTGCGCAGCACCGAGCGCACCAAGGGTCGTGAAGCGATTCCGCTCGGTACGCGTACGTATATCTTTCTTCAAAAGCTTCTGCCCTGTTCCCTCTCCAGAAGCACCGGAAGAGGGAGCAACGTGCAAAGCGGAGTGCACCgggctgtatgtgtgtggcacACAAGGGTGTGTGCGATCGAGAACCAAACGATACGGCGATAGCGCAGGGAACGATATTTTACCAGCACGTCCATCCCACCTACCCCCCTCGAGCAAAGATAGCAAAGCTGTCGAACCGATGGAGCCGCTTTTCGCCGTGCGGTGGTGCCGCCGCGCGAGCCAATTGACAcgctcccccctccccaccggCGGCGTCCCGGCGTAGTAAGGTCAGCCTGACAGTAACCGCGCGCGCatccacactcacactcacttCGATTTGGGTGCGCAAGCGctcatgtatgtgtgtgtgtgtgtgtgtgtgtgtgcttgggaCCGATCGATCTGTGCACGACCCCTTTcaacatcccccccccctcctgtGTGCAAAATCGTATCAATCGGATCAAACGGCAAAAAGCCCGATAAGAGCGATAGCAGCAAACATTGCCCgcgtgtttgtctgtgtgtgtgtgtatgtgtgtgtgagtattcAGTGCCCTAGTGTGTAGTATGTACAGTGCCGTGATAGCCACAGCGGCCAATACACTAAAATGCCATCCAAAACGCCCAAGCCAAGCAATGTTTATAGCCCGCCGGATGTCTGTTCGCGCGCAATCGAACGCGCCAGgcataatgtgtgtgtgtgtttgtactagtggtgggagctcggaatcggatcgtgttcggaatcaatcacgaaaccgattccggagccgatgcCACAATCGGAATGGGCTCTGGAATGAGAATCAACCTGGGAAACACAATTTGCTCCAGCAAtggaattgactccagaatagGAATTcgctccggaatgagaatcagttcttgaattgaaataagaagtttactgaagcgaaatcagtccatgagaatggatcgtttacaagtcaattttgatttgttgcggctatcaatacgtaaCATCATTGGGTCCTAACGTCTATTCTTATGGAGTTGTCGAAACCGACTCcaatttcgaagccgatttcgattccggtgCCAATTACGATTCCGCAACCGATTCCGATTAGCGAATCGATTATGATTCCGgtgccaattccggagccgattccgaatccgattccgaagccaatTTCGGAGcatattccggagccgattctcaAACCAATTcgggagccaattccgattccggagccgatttcaaatccgaaaccgattctgattctggaaccgattccgaatccgaagccgattccggaaccgattccgatagTCAATGTCGATTACGGAACAGATAAAGATTCTGGAGCCTATTacgaagccgattccggaatcaatttcgattccggaaccggttccgatttcggaaccgatAAAGATTCTGGAGCCGAATACGGGCccaattccggagctaattctggagccgattctggaaccagtttcggagtcaattccaattccggaactgattccgaaTCCGGAGTCATTTTCGATTCCGAAACCGGTtccgatttcggaaccgattaCGAtaccggaaccaattccggagccgattatGGAACCTATTTGGGAACCGATCCcgaaaactgattccggacctactgtccggaatcgattccagcgaaaacttcattcattcccatcactagtgtgtaCGGGCCGTTTTTCCGCAATATCATCCTTCCTCCAATATGAGAGGGGTAAGGATGGAGGCTAGTAGGTGTTCCTGGTACAAATAATGACGTACACACTTGCTGTGTGCAATCGGTGTGCTGGCTAACTGCAGCTCCGGCTCtcccgttttctttttctttttctttttttttttttaatggttcTTATCAGATGATTAATTCGGGCCGGAACGCGCACTTCACGCGCCGTGTGCCGGTGTGGAGTGTTTAGGAATCTTTTAGGAACGAATTGTACCTGACCTTCTTTTCTTGCCCCTTTTGGGGCCGGGTAGGAAGTAGCACAGACGTTTCGTTTTaccatttgttgttttgttttctgagTGTACCTTCCGCCTCACAGCCTCCCACTAAGAAGCTGCGGGGGGGGTTGGTTGCGTTTGTTGCTAAAAGTTGTCAGCTAATTAGTACTACACCAGTGGGCGCCTGTGGCGCTGGCGATCAAGTATTACACTCTGCTTTACACTCAAAATGTTCTCAATTTCACACCCTTATAATACTGGCTTAACATATGACTAGTACGCACTACAATGTAggtggttgtttttcttaagatactaatattttatttactcCTCTCACTAACTGGCTTTTGCTCTCCTTCCCTcatacagtcgttgccgctaaattttgactctaactcacttatttttgtctcgaaggcaccaatttttgacagcgtttcacgatttttgcctcgaaggcatcaatttttgacagagcgcatcaatttttgactgtgagtcaatcgctttatttacaaaattttatgtaatttctGAAACGGTGTGTtctgaaatgattgaaattaagttaaatagtgaataattttattgatacaatttaaaatacaacaattgttttgccaattttggcAGTTtcaatggagtgaaaaaattGGCACGTATTTTcagctgtaaacaaaagctttagaaattctaaaatttcatcattttttctcaagaaacaatcaatttacacagtttttgtatttttttatgagttgtggaataacaattgttaaaaatctgcttaaataccttgtaaaattgtcattattcctacaagagtcaaaaattgatgacttacTGATGCGCAAAAAAAGAttatgcgcactgtcaaaaattgatgccttagaggcaaaaattcatgcgcactgtcaaaaattgatgccttagagccaaaatttggtGGCAACGACAGTAACGCGCTCGTAAAACTTATCCTACAGCTAATGCCGCTTCGCATCACTGCCAAAGATTGTGCTGGGAAGCAAGGATCCCTAGACAAattgggagggggaggggggaggttacaaataaaacaacggAAAGGAAACGGAAAGGAAACGGAAACGCTACGAACTGCTTGTTAACACAATTGCAAAATAGAAAGAGAGTTCCATTAGGGTAaacttatttttaaaaaataaagccCTTCACCAGATGTTCATGATCGATCGGTTAAAAGTGGGTTGAGTTGGGatgcaaaaacagaaaacttcATTTGCAAAGACGCTCCATATTGCGCCAGTATTAATGAATGTTTCCACGGGCGTGAAAGCACTGTACAGCTAAACTTCTACTGCTAAAAATTCCAATCGTCTGccatgctgtttttttgttgttgtctgcgTAATGTAATGTGacacaaatatatatataaaaaaaaacaaatgaatttaAAGATAAAGCTTACATACTAACAAGAAATGATGACTGATTGgcataagaagaaaaaaaagccacacCACACGTTTTGCACGTTTGCCGCGAAACGCAAAGATAACCCGGCAAACGGCTCTGTgcccgtatgtgtgtgtgtgtgtgtgtgtgtgtgtgtgtgtgtgtgtgtgtgtgtgtgtgtgtgtgtgtgtgtgtgtgtgtgtgtgtgtgtgtgtgtgtgtgtgtgtgtgtgtgtgtgtgtgtgtgtgtgtgtgtgtgtgtgtgtgtgtgtgtgtgtgtgtatgtgtatgtgtgtctcaAAAACACATTCGCGACAGGgatgaaaaaagtaaaaaaaaagaaactaggATCAACAAACCCCACCGCCTCACAGCGTCGTGTAGTGGGCCTTGCAGTGCACGATAAACTCCGACACCGGATCGTTGTCGCCCTCGCCGCGCATCGAGCCGGTAATTTCCTCGTTCTCCACCATCGGCAGAAACAGCTGGACGAACTCGCTCGAGTACGGGTGGGTGACCGTCTCCAGCACCTCCGTCACGAAGTACCGGATGAGCGAGATGTCGGTGTCGCCCCGCGTGCAGCACTGGCTGATGTACTTCACCACCGGCACGACGCACCCGCGCGCCAGCAGATTGACCATCCGGTCGAGCAGCATCTTCTTCAGCTCGAGCTGCACCAGTATCTCCAGCTCGTCCTGCTTCGACTCGAACAGGCGCACCAGCAGCCGCAGTATCTGGTCGTGCAGGGACGCGTGCACGCAGGCGACCTCGTCCAGCAGCGCCAGGTGGAGCGGGCAGCTCTCGGTGCACAGCTTGAAGTAGGACGGCTCGGTGACGGTGTTCTCGACCCAGCGGATCACGCCGACGCCGACCACCGGAAAGCGGATGCAGCTGTACAGCGTGGAGATGTCCGCGATCAGCTCGCTCGAGCCGCGGCTCACGTTGCAGATCGCGTGCACCTTCTCGATCGCGATGATCGTCGCCTTCAGCTCGTCCTTGTTCAGCACCCGGTGCCCCTTCGGCTGGCCCTTCTTCGTCGGTATCTCGCACACGCTCGCGGCGTACCCGAGCAGATAGATGTACTTCGACTTGTGCTCCTGGTTGATCTTGACGCCGACCTTGAACAGCGAGTCGACCAGCAGCTCGAGAAACTGCGGATTGCGTATCAGATCGATCGGGGGCGGCTCGGGCGAGGTGTAGTTCCGGTACAGCACGGTAATGTCGGCCGGGTTGAGCGTGTTGCGGGACAGCATCGAGGTGAGCGCTTCGCAGGCCTGCGGATGCCGGGACGACCCGTTCAGTGCCATCGTGATCGGCGTGACGTTGTGATTGCTGCAAGACGTGGGCGGCGAGATGACGAACGTGAGCAAATTTATCGAACGCAACTACAAACTACACAACTACTCAGTGCTGCAGAATGTCAATGTCATACAAacatctgactgaaacaaaatccatgtcagcgtcacgcaCTCatttgtgataatcagaggtgatactcaaaacgattgctGTGATCAATGTGCCCGTTTTTGTGCCAGTTTTACGTTTGATCAGTTACTATGTCATGCCTTTTGTTTTACTGTGATCAATTGTGCAACATGTCACTGATATAGTCGTGACAAATtccgactgaaacaaaataatgtcagcGTCGCGAGCtttactgtgatgatcagaggtgagactcgcACAGTTGTTGCGAGCATCACATGGTGACATTGTGTACAACCAGCTCTTGCTCAGTCACAAATtagtcgcgacattttcagtcggtgatcatcccgatagtcatgggagatatgcggtgcgtgcgagtggttcaaAGAAACGATATGAACATGGTTTGTCGCTCTGTTTGAACCGACAGACCATCAAATCCGAGCAAGAAagaatgctcattttgttcctTGCGACCACAAGCCAAgaatattccaagaatgtcttGATTATCATTGGGaaaaaatgtcgtgaccaagtgagtgatcaagagttgggtgctaaaccaaaatgtcatcaagcatgtgattgtaccaccaactgtttgagtctcacatCTGATCATCTCAGCTGATCATTAtgatgattatgcttgcgacGGCCTTAAGCTCAGCTTGTTAGCAGAGTATCGCGGTTGATTGAAGCACTTGCATGTCGTattcggcatgtcatgacgcactatcattgagtatcagcaatgagcatcaagctaccatggatatgttcattgttttcgttggtgtacatctcgtgatgctcataacattttgcagcactgactGCAACCACTCTTCTACTTACTTTTTCAGCGCGTATTTAGTAATTTCCTGCGACAGCCGCTTCATGATAAAGCCCCCCTTCGCTTCCTGCGACAGCACCTGGATCAGGACCTGGCTGTACACGTACGTGTGCTGCCCGTGGCACACCATCTTGGCCACCTCCTCGATCGCACCCTGCCAGTCCTCCGGGTGGCTCAGGAACTTGGCGATCGCGGTCTTGAGCACGCGCGAAAACACCTCGATCTGCTGGGCGGCGGTCGAGATCGAGGTAATCTCGCTCTGGAAGCCGGCGTCCGAGATCAGCTTGATGGTGAAGTTGAGCATCAGGCACTCCGGGTACTCCTCCGCCAGCCGGTAGATGAGCGACCGCCACGTGTGGTGCTCGATCATCTCCGTCAGCCAGCCGGGCGTTTCGCCCTCCTCGGTGAAGATTTTGTCCGCCTTCTTCGGATCGAACGTCTTCAGTATCATGTCCTTCAGGTGGTTCTCGACCATCGCCTGCACGTCGGTCACGCGCACCCCCGCCATGATCAGCCACTCGGCGAGCAGGTTCGCCGTCTGCGCCACCGCCGTGTAGTTGGCGGACAGGGTGTTGATCACTTGTTCCGGTGTGCCGCCTGCCTGAAAGTAGCGCTTCAGCTGCACAAAGATCCCCGGCTCCATGATGTAGTCGACGCTTGAGAACAACTGCAGACAGTCGCTCACCACCGCCTTCGGGTTTTCGGACGGTTCCTCGTGGTTTTCCACCTAAAATGGAACGGCGTAACGGAAACGGACGCATGCATTGGTAGTGCGCTACGGGTTCGGGTTTCGATCGGTGTTGGCTTTACATACCTCTTCTTCGGGCGCATTGCCCCGACCAGCACTGTTATTCCACGCCTCATCCTCGAACTCTTCCTCCATTCCGCGCTATCCCTACGTGGCTAGGTCGAAGGCGCAGGCGTTCACCCACAGCAGCTGGGCTCCCACCTCCCTAGCGCGTACCGTCTACGTTAACTGCTGGCGGTACCTTGTCGCACTCTCAATTGCACAGTGCGCCAGCTAGCTACCAACACACCAGGCAAACCATTCCCCTCGGCACGTCTCTGCCGTACTTGCTGGGCACTTTCCTCCTCACTTCGGCACCAACCATGCGTGCACCGACCATTCACCGAAGCTCCAGCAAGATTATGGGGAAGCTGCAGCGCGAACTAAAACCAGAAACTAAAATCAGCGCAGGAGTACAATATTTTGGGTTTGCGGGTGGCTTTGTTTACGGATGCAGTGCTTGGTAGCGGCGACGCGAAACCGAAACGTCAAGCTTTATCTGCCtgcgagctgtcaaaatccGATGCCGTGGGCGGGCAGTGCAAATAGATTACCCAAGTAGCAAatggttggttgttttggcTGGTGAGCTACAAATTCGGCTACAGTGAGCTACCTTCGAGGCAGTATTTCATGTGCAAATCAACTAAAAAAGTCACCGTAAGGGCCATGGCAGCGCTTTATCgaatgcgattttatcggatggcctgtcaaatttttacatgggatttgacagataacgtggTCTAAGGTACAAATTAACGGAGTGTAAAAAACAGTTAAATTTTCCGCTTTATTATAGTGAACACAACGATAGGTACTGTGTGAATGATTATGAAAGCCCTATTTCATTGAGGAGTTACGAGTGGAATGGAAACAGCTTCTTCGacataaaattttagttttaaacAGATAGACATGTCTTACATAAAATTCCGTCCCATCATGTCGAGCATGGTATAATATTTACCTAGTGAACTTTTCTATCTACTAATGTCAACGCGAGGTGAACTTTAcacatggtacagtcgtcaacccgaacgactcaataacatgcccgtcataggttcaagtctagaatggaccgtctccccattgcaaggattgactatccggctatgtggtaatgaattaagtctttAAAACCTCTATAGGTCGGCATGTCCAGGTAGGACGTATAATAGAAGGATGTAAACGATAGATAAATTTCGGAATTATTCCTCTAACGGATAAGGCCCTTCTAGACACACCGACCATAACTGCAGCTGAGCATATTTTGATAGCGGCTGACAAAATATGCTGAAGAATATATGCTAAAGAAGCTTGATCGATTTCATTTTAGCCAGTAACATCGTCTCCAGAGTCTTAGCTCGGCACTTTTCGGCACTTCTACGTTCAGTGGCGTGGAAAATCGATTTTCAATTTAGAATCATGGTGTCGCTAGAAGTACTGGAATATCTATTGTAAGATAAACATATAAacttaagttttattttttttgatTACAAATTTATTGATTACCTGATATTTATAGTAAGCAATTAAGTTTTTTGTCATTCACGttgttttttatcaaaaattaacaataaattcaaataCTTCTATCGATTTTGACAGAAAATCCTGACAGAAGCCAAATGTAAATGAGCATGTCGAGTTAAGATTTCTAGAACATTAGTTATCTGTTAACTGAGATATGacagaaaaataacaaaggAAGGTGAGAGTACTTTCAAGCGTCGAATAAACCAATCAAGTATCTGCTCAAGATTGCTAACGGATCTCAAAAGGTAGCTCAAAATACATTCGCTTAAAAATGAGCTACAAACAGCACGCCGTGTAAGCTGTACGTACTAGTAGAAGGCACCCTTAGCTGAAACTCCGTTGTCTGtgatttatatattttattttttatggtggATGTTTGCTGATTCCTCCGATAAGTAtgttattgtttaattgtCGAACATTTACTTAAAGAATGTGTTTAACAAAAACGCAGCTCAACCAACTCCTTCGCCATCATCGCTTCTATCGTCTTTGTGCGATAAATGTGAAACTGGTAGCAATGTCAACTGTCAAACGAACAACCATTCACTGATTGCTGTCAAACCTACTGCTTGATGATGATTGCTTGCTGATGTagaagtgtgtgcgtgtgcgtgtgcgtgtgtgtttgctttgtgcTCTTTATACATTGAGCAGGGAAGGGAACGATCATAACAGATTGAAAATTGGATTCCCTAGCCAGAAGGCTCAGAAACAACAACGGTCTGTGATTAATCGTTTACATTTCGTTCGATATTTCGTCGCACAGCATtacgcgtgcgtgtgtgtatagcGGGTTGTGTAAAGACTGCAAGTGaggaagagtgtgtgtgttattttgcgTCTCTTCTCTCCTACGGTTAGCATTCCATTAACGCAGGGccttgaagaagaagaaaaacaacaaacgcatCCAGCAAACAATTCGGTGGTGGAAGAGGCctgaggaaaacaaaaccattccgGAACAGTGCTAAGCTAACCAGACAGCCCCCGCATCCCCAGAACAACAGTGCCTGCCTTTACGGATCAAACGGTCTGATTGTTAAGTGCTGCTGCGAGCAGACGAGCTTACCCCCAAACACACCCACGTCACAGCCAACCGGGCCGAGATGGTGAAACTGTACGCCCTGAGCGTGTTCTACAAGGCGCCGACCGAGGCACGGCTCCTGAAGACGGCCTACGATCTGCAGAGCTTCTCCTTCTTCCAGCGCGGCTCGGTCCAGGAATTCATCAGGTAAGCGCCATCGCAATCCATAATTCCCCCATAGGTGTTTGTGCCCGCTCATCCCTCCCACTGACGACCATTGCGTTTTGCAGCTTCGCCAGCAAGACGCTCGTCGAGCGAACGCAGGCCGCCACCCGGCAGTCGGTCAAGCAGGACGTGTACATGTGCCACGTGTACGTGCGGGCGGACAATCTGGCCGCGGTGCTGATAGCGGACCACGAGTACCCGCAGCGCGTCGGCCACACGCTGCTCACCAAGGTGCTGGACGATTTCGCCGCGAAGGTCGGACCGGAACAGTGGCCGGTGGCGACGAGCGAGGCCGCGATACAGTTCGGCACGCTGCCGGCCACGCTCAGCAAGTATCAGGACCCGCGGGAAGCGGACGCGCTCACCCGCATGCAGGAGGATCTGGACGAGACGAAGATCATACTGCGCAACACGATCGAGTCCGTGCTGGAGCGGGGCGAAAAGCTGGACGATCTGGTGTACAAGTCCGAGTCGCTCTCGATACAGAGCAAAGCGTTCTACAAGACGGCGAAGAAGACGAACTCGTGCTGCAACTTTGCCTAGGGCGCCTGGACCGGACCGGGCCATTTTGCTGCGCGCCGTacttgctgttgttttgcgtACCCGGCGCGCGAAAG from Anopheles coluzzii chromosome X, AcolN3, whole genome shotgun sequence includes:
- the LOC120953802 gene encoding negative elongation factor D, which translates into the protein MEEEFEDEAWNNSAGRGNAPEEEVENHEEPSENPKAVVSDCLQLFSSVDYIMEPGIFVQLKRYFQAGGTPEQVINTLSANYTAVAQTANLLAEWLIMAGVRVTDVQAMVENHLKDMILKTFDPKKADKIFTEEGETPGWLTEMIEHHTWRSLIYRLAEEYPECLMLNFTIKLISDAGFQSEITSISTAAQQIEVFSRVLKTAIAKFLSHPEDWQGAIEEVAKMVCHGQHTYVYSQVLIQVLSQEAKGGFIMKRLSQEITKYALKNNHNVTPITMALNGSSRHPQACEALTSMLSRNTLNPADITVLYRNYTSPEPPPIDLIRNPQFLELLVDSLFKVGVKINQEHKSKYIYLLGYAASVCEIPTKKGQPKGHRVLNKDELKATIIAIEKVHAICNVSRGSSELIADISTLYSCIRFPVVGVGVIRWVENTVTEPSYFKLCTESCPLHLALLDEVACVHASLHDQILRLLVRLFESKQDELEILVQLELKKMLLDRMVNLLARGCVVPVVKYISQCCTRGDTDISLIRYFVTEVLETVTHPYSSEFVQLFLPMVENEEITGSMRGEGDNDPVSEFIVHCKAHYTTL
- the LOC120953156 gene encoding synaptobrevin homolog YKT6, coding for MVKLYALSVFYKAPTEARLLKTAYDLQSFSFFQRGSVQEFISFASKTLVERTQAATRQSVKQDVYMCHVYVRADNLAAVLIADHEYPQRVGHTLLTKVLDDFAAKVGPEQWPVATSEAAIQFGTLPATLSKYQDPREADALTRMQEDLDETKIILRNTIESVLERGEKLDDLVYKSESLSIQSKAFYKTAKKTNSCCNFA